In the Halictus rubicundus isolate RS-2024b chromosome 12, iyHalRubi1_principal, whole genome shotgun sequence genome, CAAATTAGACTTGAACGGTATGCTTTCGTGTTTCTACCAGTTTTTCATTCAGTGTACAATATGTTTATATGTTTTCTCTGCTTACAGAGTAATGCCTAGAGATAGAGGAAGCATAACATTTTGTACCTCTGGAATGCTGTTGAAATTCATGGAAAGTGATCCAGCCCTAAATAATTACTCTCATATTATTTTAGACGAGATTCACGAACGTTCTACAGAAATCGATTTCACGATGACTTTATTAAAACTAATTATATCGAAAGTAAgcgaaattaaattaattgtgCATACGAATTCCATTACGGCGTGTGAAAAAATTCTATTGATGCATCTGAATTTGATATTTTAGAGACCGGATTTAAAAGTTCTTCTCATGAGTGCAACACTTAATTCGGAAAGTTTTTCGAAGTATTACAATGATTGTCCAATAATTCATATACCAGGCTTTACTTATCCAGTAGAAGAATTTTATTTAGAGGACGTGTTAGAAATTACCCGGTAAGACTATTTATTACCATTTTTCCTGGAATCTAACAAGGAAAAGGAATTGTAATGGCAATTGATTTACAGATTCAAATTTAGCAAACATATCGACGATTATAGACAAACTCAGAGAGATGAGTCTGCTTCCATAATAGATTCGTATATACGACGACTTGCGATCGAggtacatttcattttcactcTTCGATGCTTTCATTCTCGTTTGCGTTCAATTCGTTACATGTTGTAATTTAGAAAAAGTATTCGAAGAATGTGATCGATCAACTGAAGAATCCTAACAGAGAGGATCTGTCTCTTCTTCTGATAGAAGAATTAATTCGACACATTTGTAGAGCAAAACCACCTGGAGCTATTCTAGTTTTTTTACCGGGTTTGATGGACATCTCGCAGCTTCATAAAATGATGATGCAAAACGGACAATACCCACCAGGCAAGCATACTTAAAACATTGCTACCGAAACGTGTAgatggtaatattaatatttatccaaattttttttatgcacagATAGATATGTTATTTATCCGCTGCACTCCCGCATGTCAACAGTCCACCAAAAGCTAATATTTAAACAACCGCCCCATGGTATACGAAAGATTATCATTGCAACATCGATAGCGGAAGCATCCGTAACTATCGAGGACGTGGTCTACGTCATCGACAGCGGCAAAATGAAGTTTCTCAAGTTCGATTGTAATAGAAACATTGAAACTTTAAAGCCCGAGTGGGTATCTTTAGCTAACTCCAAACAGAGACGGGGTAGGGCAGGCAGGTGAGATAAAAATGATTAgcatatttaatatttcactTATCACACTGTGTTTCATATACATACATCTTTCACTCTAGAGTGAAGCCTGGCATTTGCTATCACCTTTATACGAGAGCTAGAGAGAGCTTGCTCGATCAGTATCCGTTACCAGAAATGCTCATAACTCGTTTAGAGGAGGTAATTttgcgaataaaaattttgcaattagGAGATGTTCAATCTTTCCTATGCAACGTCATGGACCCTCCCAGTTCTGCAGCTATAGAGTTGTCTTTGAAACTGCTCAGACAACTGAAGGCGTTGGATGATCAGGAAAACTTGACTCCGCTAGGATATCACTTGGCACAATTGCCTCTTGACCCACGAACAGGTGACTAATTTGAATGATTTCGTTAATAAATTGTaggaaatatttttctgtgtaataataatttttgttacCACAGGGAAGATGATTATATGGGCAGCGTTATTTTCCTGCGTGGAACCGGTCTTCGCAATTGCTGCAAGCCTGTCGTTCAAGGATGCATTCTTATTTCCTCTGGAAAACGAGACAAGAGCGAGGCTGAAGAAACTCGAACTCGGTTTGAAGGAATACAGCGATCACATTGCGCTAGCCGAGGCTTTGAGGAGGTTCGAAAATTGCTACAAACACGGAGATGCTGGCTATTTCTGTAAAGAGTATTTTCTTTCGTTCAACACGCTGAAACTTCTTTCCGAAATGAAAACTCAGTTCGCGCAACACTTgtgcgaaatgaaatttttagaaagtGAAAATCCGAGCTATAGGAATGCCAACAGGAATTCTGATAATGTCGCGTTAGTCAAGGCGATAGTATGTGCTGGATTGTATCCGAATATTGTGACAGTAACGTACGTATGGTTTTCAATTGATCAAAGATCAGTTATTTTCGTATTCctttaaatgtataaagaatgcatataaaTTTCAGGAGGGTGACGAGGGGTGTAGTACGCGCCTGGACTGCCGAGGATGGTTGCGTTTTCATACATCCGTCGAGCATAAATGCTAAACTTTTCAGCAGTCATCCTAGCCGCTATATTACATATTTCACGAAACAACGGTCTACATCGACGTATATACACGATACCACATTCATTACCACTCCAATTTTATTGTTCGCCGCTTCGTTCAAGAACATACGTAAGATACACgcttcttcgttttgtttattaataaactgcggatctttatgcaaaatgaaaattttctttgcGAATTACAAGGGACTGGaaccaaatgaaaatttgtttctccCTTTAATACTGTTAGCAGGACAAAAGTAATGCGTCGATACTCTTCGACACTTTTAATGCTTCTGCTGTTTAAGATTGTAGCTACCCGtttttgtcgtgaatgcataaaatgagCAGTCTATTTATAAGTTACATTGACGGAGGTGTGTCtaataattgtattaattgTACAGAGAAACAAGGAAATAATTACGTTATCAATTGGACGTGTTCGACGGATAAGAGTATTACGTGCGATTTACGAACAGCGCGAATTATTGAGGTAAGAATGAGTTTAAAGTTTCGATAAAGAAATAGTTTGCAAGTATATGTTTGTGTATACGTTTGTTTCGATTATAGAAACTGCACGAAGAATTTAATGATTGGATAACGTATAAACTAACGCATCCGGGAACAACCAGATGGGAAACCAACGAGGGCGATCTTTTAAAGTaagtaaatataatatattgtacACGAATACGGTATAGTTATGTTGAAATATATTAATATCGTTTATCGATTGTAGCGCGATTATAGATTTAGTCAGCCTGAAAGACACGAACGTGGGACTTCCCGACACTCGCGGCGAAGAGGGCTAAGATAATTCGTATTCTCTCTGATTATCATGTGATTACCTCGGCTGCTTTAGATTGTAACGAATTAGGTTCAGACAATTGGGTTTCTAAAACCCTTTTTCACCAATTTAATAGAGTGAATTATTGTATTTAATCGATCCGATTTTATTGATCAATTTTGTCTACGTACCAAAACTAATAGAAATAGCACGAACAATAGAAGTATTATCATCTTTGTAGTATATGAACAGAAAAATAAACTTTTAAAGAAAGATAACCGTTAGTAGCAGTGCAAAAACGAACGATAAAACAGTATCTTTCGATTCAATGCTCGATCCTGTTATACACCATGTTCCAcggtttgaaataaaaatatgacaaatatttttagaaccTTACTCACTTTATGGCATAAGTTACCGACGACGGGGCATCGCTTTGTCGTATTAACATGTAAATTGTGGACTATCAAAGGTCAATGATCGCGGAGGAAACGCTGTAATCGATATGTCGGACATTCTGTATTAAATCTTGCTCGTCCACAATTTAAACGAAACTACTCTTCTCCTTCAAACATTCATTCGGATTCGAGGGTAGACAAATTCTCATTTTAGCTGAAATTACTCAAAATACTGCGTCCATTGACTCTCATGTCAATACATCcctgtcaatttttttttaaagcttCTTTAATGCTTTTACCGACCAATAGTAAGATTATTGTAGATTTGTATGTTCTTGGGCGATCACTAAAAACTATCAAGTGTGACAGAATGTCGTACACAATTTTGGTAATTGACATACGAGTTAAAGACTTGAGAGACAATGattgcaaaaaaaaagattgaaaaagATTGAAAACTTCGAAATTATTTTGTATTTGGGAAATTATAAAAACCGGGAAATTTAAAGTATTGTCCAACATTTTGTCAGGGGGTTGTGCTTGCTATCAGTATACTGGAAATTTCTGTATTTACGAGTAGTGAAGTTGTCAGAAGATTTTCCGTTTATTGAAACTATTGAACAAATACCCCGCAACCGATGCGgaaaatttttatcaaaaaatccGCGGGTTATCCGTTTTATGGGGTGAACAGTTTCAAAGTACTATCAAAAATCTTCTGTCGGGGGTCAGTGTGTATCAATTTGAAGAAGTGAACAATTTTGAAGCGACGTCTAAAATCTTCTGTGGTGGGTAAATAGGTGTTATCAGTTTCATGGAGTGACACCTACAATTGTCTGTGGGGGTAACAAATGGGTGCTATCAGTTCAATGAAGCGAGatagaaaatttgtaatttttcgcTTTTCGGGCACGAGCGATTGTGGGTGGCTGTAGAGAATTTTcgtagacgaagaagaagaagaagaaggaggaggaggagaaggagaaggaggaggaggaggaaagtGGGCAAGTTTCTCCGGCGAGCGATCCTGGCCGAGAGGCTGAAAGAGAAAAAACTTCCCCTCCGTGGCAGCCGAGCGAGCGTTCGCGCGTCGTCAGTAAAAATGAGCCTGGGGTCTGGCACGAGCTGATAGCCGCCACCGCGGATAGAAGTAAATAgggggaagagaaagaggaacgAGCGAGAAAGAAGGGAGGGTGGACAGGAGGGACGTTCCGGCAATACAGGAGCGGGGCACGTAGCGTCCGATTCAGTCTGCATCCGACCGCCGCGAGTGTCGCGTCGCGAAGCTGTGGTCGATTCATTCGGGGGGGACACGAGGCTCCAGTAAACGAGTCGGTCTCGTGTGCGTGCGAGTGCGCGCGATACGGCACTGCGCTCTCCCTTATCCGGTCTCTAACGTGCCCTACCACCCCTTGCCCTACCCGTGTCTCCGCTATATACATCTCTATATACTCTACGTATACGCCAGTATACATCTCGTTGGTTTCGAGAAGAGTTGCGGCGGGTTgatcgagccgagccgagctgagccgagccgagctgagCTGAGCTGAGCCGAGCCGCGAAAAGGAAACCTAGTGAAAAATCACACGCAGCCGCCCGGGGTGTATCGGTGTTCCGAGAGACAGACGGACAGACAGAGAAATAGAGTGGGTCACTGAACGACCGTACGAAGgtaggaagaaagagagaaagaaaaataaaagagagagagagcgagagagaaagagagagaaagagagagagagattctcgTCGCGACGACGTATATACACGTGCGAAAGCAGAGGAGAGATGTGAATACGCGCGTGCGCACCCGCGTATCCCTCACACACACGCGCGTACCTATACCACCTttcgtatatatgtatatatatatatcgcacgtgtgtatatatatatacatatatatatacgtactACATAGCTGTGTACAGAGGGCGAGAGAGTGAAAAagggtgaaagagagagagagggacgacGAGCACAGCGCGCAGGAagaggcgagagagagaaagagagagagagagagagagagagagagccagtgACATCGGGAGGGTCGGGTGTTCCTCGTGCGAAACCGCCACCGGAATATATGTCGTGAGTGTGCGGCCGAAGATCCGCGGATAGAGGCCGGCCGATAGTGCGTGCGGGGCTTTAACCAGGGAAgacgaaaagaaagagaaaaaaaaaaataaaaaagcgcGCAGAGGGACTCTCCGGGTGAAAAGCAATGCGGGTTCATTGACTGCGCGCCGCGCAATGGCCGCATGTTCGTGGCCGGTGCACAGTGCATGTGTGACAGGAGCTACGAGGAGGAGAACGCCGAGGCCAAAGATACCGGCGGCGGCTAACGTCGAACCCGAGACCCACTGAAATTTTCTTCGGGTTCCCCGGCCGCGATCGAGGACGAGTCTCTCGATCGGAGCTACGATAACAACCGAGAAGAGAGAACACTCTGCGGATCCGTCGTCACCGCTCTTTCTAGGTAAGAGAATTCTACGCGAAACTCTTTTCGTTCCCCGACGCACTTTTGCCCTTCTTCTCGCGAGATCGAATCCTCAATCTCTCGATTTTTCGTCCCGAGAACCCACCGGCTATCGTGACACCTCGGTGCTGCAGTTGCCCCACAATTCGCTTATACTTGAGCGAAAAGTTAAGTTTTAGTGGGCCACGGCACACTCTTGGGAATTTTGAGTAACATGTTGTATATGAAGAAAAGTCAGGTTTCCAACGGGGGAAATTATGCCCGGCCCtcttaacacgttcggcgccgcgtcacccatatttgggtgacggaattgtttGTGCTGGTTTtacaatgaatttttacatttttacatttttaacttgattaggatctgtaacatgcaagaaagttggaggattacgatcagtgtcatacatttaattttttgcaatttttatttcattaaataacttactttgattttatggaatttttcgggctTCTAGCTGGGCGTCCAAAGTGTTAAAGGTTAACCCtgtgcactcgagtggtgactctgaaccgccactgaaaattgttgtggcattatttcagaGAAATTAGAACAAATATCGCAAAATATTTGATACATTAGAAAATTTGTAAGATTGTGaaacatttaaatataatatatgtgGATATCGAATCAGCTTCGCATGAagatattctaagacggaagaaaaatttcgttttggaattaacactaggtttacggagcactaaaaatgactgttttacatttccttataaaaataacacgaatatatcgatcaaaatctgtagccatttttttttaaataatatatacctagagaaatcaatttgttaaataattcctgtttgtttgcaatctcaatattcgcgaattaaaaatattagaatccgtcattttgacgggttccgtaaatctagtgttaaaatagcgCCAAAGGGTTAAAAGCTTGGTGCTAGCGgaatttattcgaattttttcgAATCTCACGGTATCCTAAACGCTAGAGAATTCCTGTCGGAGAGGATCGCCGCGATGCATCGTCGCTGGCAGCATCGGGGCGACCTAATTTTTCAGTTGGACGGTGCTTAATGATCCGCGGCTTGTTCGCGAGCGGCGCGTTTTCGATTTGAGTTTCGAATCGAGGGAATCAAGGGCGTAGGGCCGTTCACTGGGACCGGTGTTCTCTCGTTCGAAGGTTGTCCGTACATCACTGTCTCGTTCTAAGAAAGCATCTTGATCGTGGTACAGGTAGTATCGACGCTGTTTAAAGGTAGGTTTGTGGGACGTGCTCTTATCGCGTTTCGCGCTCGTACGTGTACGAGACGCTACGTAACGCAACATTTTCTGCGCGATGGTTTCTCGGTCGAAAATTGCGACCTTATGGGAGCGATTTACAAGCGAGGTTTTCGATGATCTTATCGGCAAACAGATATTCGACCGTTAAAAATTTACGGCCGAGGACGACCGACCGAAGGACAGGTACGGCCGTCTCTTGTAATGACCTCATCATCGATGCGCTGACCTTACCTACGGTAGATATTACGAACAAATGTATTTTAGTAAATGGTACTTTATTGACTTTGTTCGTTCGGTCGTGATCGTCTTTTTCAACTGTTTTCTGTGTttcaatcgaatcgaatcgaatcgaatcgagatCCGGACGCAGGTTGTTGGCATCGTCGAAAGAAGATCCATTTTGGTACTTTGCTCGGCGAGTTTCTAATTTCATATCTAATCAACGAATAGCAGACTTTGCCACGAGTCGACAACGCTTTATCATCTCGCGGTCTCTACGTCTCTATTTCTGTGGCCCGTTTCTCGAAAATTCGGATAAACTaacgcgaaagaaaaaaaacaatAGAGCCAGATTGATAGGAACAAATTCCGGATAACGATTGTGCGAATATGGCGTCGCACGCGACTGTTCCCATTTCtaatctttattttttttttcgatattAGGAGGCAAAGTACCTTAATTAAGGTGTATGTTTGATTTCCGAAGCTTGAAAACATCGATTACGTTGATACACGGCGTATCGAATCAAACAACTTCGTTTTTGGAACGGATCCAACCGACTGGCTTGTATATTCTAATCAAGTAAATCGGGATAAGTACGTGTTTTCGCTTGATTGCTGGGTAATTAGTCGACGAGGAAGCAGAAAAAAAGTTAAGTCACACGGCCGCGCACTGTCAAACGGTCGTTTGCATTGTTTATGTAACGTTTCCTTTGTCCGTGCCAAATTAGTTTTCCCCCCTGCATTGTCATTCGGCCGgctgtctctttctctttctcctctctcgctctcgctctcgctctctttctctttctctacgGTCGCGCGTTCAATTGCATGACAATTAGTTTATTCAAGGGAACAAGAATGGTTTCATTCGAGCGAAAACAAATCTCGTCTGTAACGTTCGAGATAAACAAACGACCCTGGTGCAGGAAGTCTAAAACGTCGGTGGAAAAGTATGACCTTGAGTGTCCTTGACATCCCACCGACTTTCTACCGCCTCGATATCAGTATTTTtcggttgaaaataaaattgcaagtTGCAAGTTGTTGCAAATAATTCGAATACGGCGGCTGAGTTAATCGATAGTCGATATATCGAATTATCGATCGACAGTTCCACACGATATTAAAAACAGATGGCGACGCCCGACGACAGTTTGAAAACATAGAAAATTTGTTCCAAGCCCGTTCTGTTTCGAACGTATTAGTTCGGACAAAGTGTAGAGCAATTCGACGAAGTGTATTTATAAATACCAGATGCAAGTGCCGGGTAATCGTCGAGTGGACGGTCGATCCATCGAAATTCAAACTCGTAATCTCGTTTGTGGTTATCGAGTGTTCATTGATCTGACGGTTTAATGGACGAGATCGTTGCTCCCGCGATACGAGACGCTACTACACTCGATGAGATAATTGCTCTTAATTATCGTATATTGTCATTGATAAAATGTACGTTGTCGAAGATATTTTTAGTATTACCGCAAACTCAGAAGAATCTCTGCGCGATACAATAGCCGCTTACCCTTGTTCCAAGGTGAACAGAACTctcgaaaatatttctttcctAGGTCGTACACTTTCCCGCGCTTTTTCGAATCATTCTACAGTCGATTTTTATCGCGGGTGAGAATACAGGTTGGCACACTTATCGATACGTGACGATGAAACGCTTTTCGGAACGCGCGGAAGCTTGTTGCTATTTTTCAAATCGATCGGCCACGATGTAAACAAACCTTGAGCTTCCACGCGACGGGCGATACAAGCGCCAATAAAAACTTTCGTAACACGCCGAGTTTAGTCGTTTTTCGTGATTATGGCCGTCAATCGATTCCGTCGAGACGCGGGGGAATCAACGGTATTATTTTCAAGACTGTGCCATTACCTTCCTCAATGTTCTCGATTTCGATCACAGCGCCGCGATGGGAACCGATACAACGAGCACCGGCGACGGCGTCGCGTCAACCCATTGGTACTAATTTCACGTTCGAAGGTTGACATGCTTGGCGAAATCGTCGCCGATCGGAATTGGAAGGAGACAACTCCACGGTGGTCTGAATCGTGACAAGTTCTATCACAgacatcttatgggacttcgtgtctcatgttctgaaatatcgactgttcaGAAAATCAGAGATTTTTCgaattattcgtttattttctcgtactcgcgagactgcagtgactatgtatacagtcagtcccataagtattcgtaaaaatcgcataattttgtcaatattggactatactacttgaatttttttgagaagttcgaacaattggatcgctacagaaagttatgggactgactgtagcTACTTTTAATTTTGATTCCTACCACTGAGGATGCTGTCAGCAAACTTTAGTTCGAATTGGTAATACAAGATGCGACACGAAAaaggtaatggggttacgtgaccccaaaaatgtgggccacaaaaatacattggatgataggtctatcctatacctcgtccgTGGTTCTATCAACTCCCAGCGAATGTTCTCTCAGAAATCTCTCGAAACCGAAGTCATTCAATTTCGTTCGTCAGTCAACTCGTGTATcgaatgtaatatttttcaatcgttAACGCTCCGTTAACAATCGTACTACATTCGAAAAGAGTTCTTCTCGCTTTCATGTCGCACGTTTTAATAGGCTGTCCTACTTGAGAGCTGTATCTTTGAGACGGGCGAGCCGCATATTCCGCACTTTTATAATTGTCCCGGTTGTGTTCGACGCTACGTGCGACAACGGcacacagtggtgccaaatggccaaaaagcggcaaaaaatctgtaaaaacgaaactatccaacgaatttgtttgaaaatttgtggagagattgccacaggtacaacgcttatttggcaaaaaaaactTTTGTAAAAggtgttaacattaagtaatatgggctaatcgaaaatctctgtcttctgcccattttttatttatggaagcatacaacaaatactttaatagattttagtctgaaactaatcgttttggcaaggtgtaatattgatctaacctcgtgcaaaaaatcatgagacccttcgagaccctttcgccgcaatttaagtttaaatatcaactttcagaatttccaagagtgaatcgtgcggaggttacgattatttgatgttcggggtgaaattttttaggaatatttctaaataataaagaaaaatgtgcagtgcatatgatttattaatttgttatgtataaaaaaatatttaataacaatttattttatcttacataaattatttttatagcgttcattggagcactaccaaaaaatacctgttgcactTTTGCGACA is a window encoding:
- the LOC143359873 gene encoding ATP-dependent DNA/RNA helicase DHX36, encoding MFRPFGKNFRHGNQRRKEHGGEGENAQSGSSHFKQGSRSGRGQGRPPWLRGEEIGLYYRDRGKAMKAQQVAKVITIPENVEHKLQRALNTKGFYNKLNNSQEQAENTNRKLEEKYSYIQDAQFKRKFLNIVSGNIQENICKALLQSSRLERNSNLDDMLLAEYRSKISSEEYESMLEFRTRLPAYQERSKILKLVKENQVVVISGETGCGKTTQVAQFILDDQIEQGNGSITRIVCTQPRRISAISVAERVAAERAERLGTSIGFQIRLERVMPRDRGSITFCTSGMLLKFMESDPALNNYSHIILDEIHERSTEIDFTMTLLKLIISKRPDLKVLLMSATLNSESFSKYYNDCPIIHIPGFTYPVEEFYLEDVLEITRFKFSKHIDDYRQTQRDESASIIDSYIRRLAIEKKYSKNVIDQLKNPNREDLSLLLIEELIRHICRAKPPGAILVFLPGLMDISQLHKMMMQNGQYPPDRYVIYPLHSRMSTVHQKLIFKQPPHGIRKIIIATSIAEASVTIEDVVYVIDSGKMKFLKFDCNRNIETLKPEWVSLANSKQRRGRAGRVKPGICYHLYTRARESLLDQYPLPEMLITRLEEVILRIKILQLGDVQSFLCNVMDPPSSAAIELSLKLLRQLKALDDQENLTPLGYHLAQLPLDPRTGKMIIWAALFSCVEPVFAIAASLSFKDAFLFPLENETRARLKKLELGLKEYSDHIALAEALRRFENCYKHGDAGYFCKEYFLSFNTLKLLSEMKTQFAQHLCEMKFLESENPSYRNANRNSDNVALVKAIVCAGLYPNIVTVTRVTRGVVRAWTAEDGCVFIHPSSINAKLFSSHPSRYITYFTKQRSTSTYIHDTTFITTPILLFAASFKNIQKQGNNYVINWTCSTDKSITCDLRTARIIEKLHEEFNDWITYKLTHPGTTRWETNEGDLLNAIIDLVSLKDTNVGLPDTRGEEG